DNA from Hwangdonia lutea:
TTTAAATTGAATGTTGGTAACGGAACTGCTGATACTTGGGTAGATGGCGGAACTGCCGCCGATGTCGATCCTACGGCCAACGAATGGGTACACTTGGCCTTTACCATTTCGCCAACCAAAGCCATTGTTTACATCAACGGCGAGGCGGTAAAAGAAAGCGATATAACAGGAGTAGATTGGACAGGCTGCGATGTTATGTCAATCATGTCCGGGGCACCGCGTTTTACGGGCTGGAATCACAAGTCCGATTTAAGCTTTCTAGACGAACTGCATACTTACAATAAGACCCTTACTCAATCGGAGATTCAAGCTATAATGACTGATTAATAGCAGTCTAGTTGAGTTAGTTTTTTTTAATTTAGTTGAATTTTTAGCTGCACTTTATCATAAGGTGCAGCTAAAATTAATGAACACATTTCTATGACCTTTTTTCGTAAAAACATTACTTTTCTAATATCTTTTTTGCTGTTGTTTTTCAGCTTCAGTTGCAAAAACAACAACAAAAACGTTGAAACGACAACTACTTCGGTAAACAATATATGGTTAGATGACGACGCTTTGTTAGACACGATTCAAAAGCAAACCATCAATTATTTTTGGGAAGGCGCAGAACCCAATTCCGGTCTCGCCCGCGAGCGTTTGCATATTGACGGTGTTTACCCAACATCGCCCAAACACACTGTTACAACTGGCGGAAGTGGCTTTGGCCTAATGGCCATATTGGTAGGTGTTGAAAGAGGGTATATTGCCAAGGAAGAGGCCTTTTTACGATTTGAGAAAATAGTAGATTTTCTTGAAAAAGCAGATCGATTCCACGGCGCATGGCCACATTGGTTGGATGGACAAACGGGTAAAGCAATGCCATTCAGTAAAAAAGACAATGGCGGCGATTTGGTTGAAACCGCATTTTTGGTACAAGGTCTGCTCACGGTAGCCGAATATTTTAAAGATGGCAATAAAAAAGAACAGGTCCTTGTTGCCAAAATCGATAAACTTTGGCGCGAAGTAGAATGGGATTGGTACACCAAAAACGGCGAAGATGTGCTGTATTGGCATTGGTCTCCAGAATTTGGTTGGGAGATGGATTTTCCAGTTGGCGGCTACAACGAATGTTTAATCATGTATGTTTTGGCGGCCTCATCGCCAACGCATCCTATAGAACCCTCGGTTTATCATAAAGGATGGGCTAAAAATGGTGACATTGTATCAAACGAAAAATTTTACGACGAAGATTTGATTCTAAATTATTACGAGCACAACAAAGCTCCTGTTGGCCCCATGTTTTGGGCACATTATTCTTATTTGGGGTTAAATCCAAAAGGGCTATCGGATAAGTATGCTGATTATTGGAACCTGGTGCAAAATCAAGCTAAAATCCATTATAAATACGCGGTCGATAATCCTAAAAATTATAAGGGTTATGGAGATAGCTTATGGGGACTAACCTCAAGCTATTCGGTAAAAGGCTACAAAGGACACAGACCTGGTAACGACTTTGGGGTTATCTCGCCAACGGCGGCTTTATCGTCGTTCCCCTATACGCCTAAAGAAAGTATGCAAATGCTAAAAAAAATGTACAAAGACCACGATTCCTTAATAGGAAAATATGGCCCTTACGATGCCTTTAGCTTAGAGCACAATTGGTATTTGCCGCGTTATTTGGCCATAGACCAAGGCCCAATTCCGGTAATGATAGAAAATTACCGCTCCGAGATGCTATGGGATTTATTTATGAAAAATACTGATGTCCAATCTGGGCTCGATAAACTCGGATTCAAATATAACAAACCATGAAGATGAGGTCTTGGTGCATAATATTTTTTATTTTGATATTATCCTGTGCAGGGAATGACGGCCCAGGGTATCAAGAACCTTATGACCCTAATGACGACGACCCTGTAGTTGAAAAACTAACAGATACCGAAATGATGGATCTGGTACAAAAAGAAACCTTTAAGTACTTTTGGGATTTTGCCGAAACAAATTCTGGTGCGGCTAGAGAGCGCTACCATCCCAAAGAACCCACATTAAATCAGAATGTTGTAACTACTGGCGGTACGGGTTTTGGTTTGATGAGTATTTTGGTGGGTATTGAAAGAGGCTATATTACCAACGCAGAAGGCGTTGCAAGGCTGAATAAAATATTGGGTTTTTTTGAAACCGCCGACCGTTTTCACGGCGCGTGGCCACACTGGATTAATGGAACCAACGGAAACGTTATTCCGTTTAGTACCAAAGATGACGGCGGCGACCTGGTGGAAACCGCTTTTTTTGCACAAGGATTGGTGTGCGTAAAAGAGTATTTTAAAAACGGAACAACTGAAGAAAAAGCACTGGCCGATAAAGCCGATGCTTTATGGAAAGGCATCGAATGGGATTGGTACACACAAAACCAAAAGGCTTTGTTTTGGCACTGGAGCCCGAATTATGGGTTTGACATCAATTTAAAACTTCGCGGCTATAACGAAGTACTTATTACCTATATATTGGCAGCAGCGTCACCGGATTACAGCATTACCAAAACCGATTATGAAGACGGGTGGGCAAATAACGGTGGCATTGTGTCTTCGGCTTCGCAATACGGTATTCCTTTAGTATTAAATCACGCTGGCGGTTCTAATTTTGGTGGCCCCTTGTTTTTTAGCCATTATTCCTTTTTGGGTTTAAACCCTAAAAACTTAAGCGATCAATACGGTAATTATTGGAATCTTGTTGTGAATCATACTAAAATCAATCGTCAATATTGCATTACCAATCCTAAAAACTATGTAGATTACGGCGCAGACTGTTGGGGTTTAACGGCAAGTTACTCCAGAAATGCCGATGGCTCTAGAGGCTATTCAGCGCACAGTCCATCAAACGATAAAGGTGTTATGTCACCAACGGCAGCCATAAGTTCGATACCCTATACACCGGCAGAATCTTTAGAAGTTATGCATTATCTTTATCAGAACAAAGATAAATTATTGGGGCCGGCAGGTTTTTACGATGCCTTTAGTCCGCATTATAATTTTTGGGTGACCGATACCTATTTAGCTATCGACCAAGGCCCACAAATTATTATGATTGAAAACCACAGAACAGGATTGCTGTGGAATTTATTTATGCAAAACACCGATGTGAAAAACGGACTGGATAAACTAGGATTTAATTATTAAAACATAAAGACATAATGGGTAAACATTCAAAAAACATTTTAATATTAATTTTTATTGGAGCAACAAATATGTTGACTGCACAACATGAGGCTATGTATTCAAAAGAACTTTATATCAGTCAATCTGATACCTTGCAATATCGCATGATGATGCCAAAGGACTTTGACGATTCCAAGCAATATCCAATCATATTATTTCTTCATGGAGCTGGTGAGCGCGGAAGCGATAATAAGGCACAATTGGTGCATGGCAGTAAATTGTTTGCTTCCGATGAAAACAGAGAAAAATTTCCGGCTATCGTAATTTTTCCGCAATGCCCTAAAAACAGTTATTGGGCAAACGCCCGAATAGATAGGTCCACAAACCCATTAAAAATTGAATTCCCATTAGATATCGAACCCACAAAACCGCTCAACTTGGTTATGCAATTGATGGACGAGATAAGCGCGAAACCCTACGTAAATAAAAACAAAATTTACATTGGTGGCTTGTCTATGGGCGGTATGGGTACTTTCGAAATGGTTTACCGAAAACCACAATTTTTTGCCGCAGCAATTAGTATTTGCGGTGCCGGAAACCCCGAAGCTACCAAAGCTTATGCCAAAACAACACCGTTTTGGGTGTTTCATGGCGCCAACGATAATGTTGTAAATCCACTGGCCTCGGTTAATATGGTTGAAGGCATGCTTAAAAACGGCGGCAAACCAAATTTTACTTTATACGCTAACGATAATCATAATAGTTGGGATTCAGCCTTTGCTGAACCTCAATTTTTACCTTGGCTTTTTTCAAATATAAAACAGTAACGAATAATGAAAACACTAACCAAAACAATGCTTTTTATAGGAATCATTTCTTTGTTCCTTTTAGGATGCAATACTTCAGAAGACAAAAAAAACAATTCAACTACAGAAACCGTATTTGACGCTAAGGTCGATTCTTTAATGAGCTTAATGACTTTACAAGAAAAAGTCGGTCAAATGGTTATGTACAGTGGTAGTGGCGCAATTACGGGACCAACGGTAAATACAAATTTCAGAACCTATATTAAAGAAGCCAATGTGGGTGCGATGCTGAATGTATATTCGGCAAAAGCCACAAGAGATTTACAAAAACTGGCAGTTGAAAATACCCGTTTGGGCATTCCGTTGTTGTTTGGCTACGATGTCATCCACGGTTTTAAAACCATATTTCCCATCAATTTAGGATTGGCTGCCAGTTGGGATTTAGAGGATATTGAAAAAGGTTCGCGCATTGCCGCCGAAGAAGCTTCGGCCGTTGGGATCCATTGGACCTTTGCACCCATGGTTGATATCGCCAGAGACCCACGTTGGGGGCGCATTTCAGAAGGCATGGGAGAAGATGTGTACTTAGCAAGCAAGATAACTAGGGCTTATGTTAGGGGTTTTCAGGGTGACGATCTTTCCAAAACCAACACCATTTTGGCCTGTGCAAAGCACTTTGTAGGCTATGGCGCAGCCCAAGCCGGAAGGGATTATCATACGGTAAATATGGGAGAGGAAGAGCTTAGAAATGTTTATTTGCCGCCTTTTAAAGCCGCTGTTGATGAAGGCGTAGAAACCTTTATGACGGCTTTTAACGAAATTAACGGCGTTCCTGCAACGGCAAATAAATTCATTTTTAATGATATTTTGAGAGACGAATGGGGTTTTAACGGATTTGTAGTAACCGATTATACGGCCATTAATGAGTTGGTGCCACACGGTTTTGCCAAAGATGAAAAACACGCCACAAAGTTGGCCATTGAAGCGGGCATAGACCAAGATATGATGAGTAGTGCAAACAGACTTTATTTAGAGGAATTGGTTAATGAAGGCGAAGTGGATGTTGCATTGGTAAACGAAGCTTGCCGAAGAATTCTGTTGGCAAAATTTAAATTGGGCTTGTTTGACGACCCTTATAAATATTGTGATGAGCAACGTGAAAAAGAAACCATTTATAAGCCCGAGTTTTTAGAAGCGGCGAGACATTCGGCGGCCATATCGTCGGTGTTGCTTAAAAATGATGAAAAAGCGTTACCATTAACGTCAGAAAAAACAATAGCCTTAATCGGCCCTTTAGCAAAAGACAAAGAAAATATTTTAGGTAATTGGGGGGCAGCAGGCGACCGCAGAGGAAAAGCCATAAGTGTACATCAAGGCATTCAAGAGTATGTTGCCGATGCTAAAATAAACTATGCCAAAGGTTGCGAAATTGAAGGTGATGACGAAAGCGGATTTAACGAGGCCGTTAATGTGGCAAGACAATCAGATATCGTGGTGATGGTTATGGGCGAGGATTACGATATGAGTGGTGAAGCCGCCAGCAGGACCAACATCAAACTACCCGGTAGCCAAACCAAATTGATAAAGCGTATTCGCGAAGCTGTTCCAAACAAAAAAATCGTGTTGGTTTTAATGAATGGCCGTCCACTAGATTTATCAGAAGAAGATACCTTGGCCGATGCCATTTTAGAAACTTGGTTCCCAGGCACTATGGGTGGTAACGGTGTAGCCGATGTGTTGTTTGGTACATACAACCCATCGGGGAAACTAACCGTAACCTTTCCTAGGAATGTGGGGCAAGTGCCCATTTATTATAATATGAAAAATACGGGCAGACCCATTCCTGCAAACAATCCAAAAGAAGATTACAAATCCAATTACTTAGATGTGCCAAATACACCGCTTTACCCTTTTGGGCACGGATTGAGTTATACCACTTTTGAGTATTCAAATTTTAAAATGTCGACGGAAACTATAGGTTTTTCAGACACTTTAAAGGCATCGGCAACCATTACAAATACAGGTGATTACGATGGGCACGAAGTGGTGCAGCTTTACGTTCACGATAAAGTGGGAAGCATAACCAGACCAGTAAAAGAACTTAAAGGCTTCGAAAAAATATTCCTTAAAAAAGGAGAAAGTAAAACAGTAAGTTTTGATGTAACTGCTGAAGATTTAAAATTTTTCAACCACGAAAAATTTACGGTAGAGCCCGGTGAATTTGAAATTGCCATTAAAGGCTCTTCGGATTTCGATTTTGAACACACATTCACTTTAGAATGATTAATAGCAACTAAATCCACAAGGTTTTATTGGAAATCTTGTGGGTTTTAAATTGAGTTTTATACCAAAGGAAACACAAATGAGACAACCACACCTAAAATACAAACTTTTCATGCTATTATTTAGCATAATCAGTTTTCTGTGGTCTCAAAACAAAATCACGTACACCTACGCCATTAAAGGTACAGATACTTTAAAACTGGATGTTCATAGTCCTGAAAATGTTAAACCAAATGATAGTTTACCCGTGTTACTTTGGATGCACGGTGGCGGTTTTTCAGGCGGCACCAGAGACAATAAACATCACGAGCAAAAGCTGGCTGAATATGTTACCACAAAAGGCTATATAGGCATTTCAATATCGTACAGGTTGTTGCGAAAAGGCACCGAGACCGGTTTTGGTTGCGATTGCCCCAAAACCGATAAACTGGAAACTTTTAAGCAAGCGGCCATAGATTATTTGGATGCGGCAAAGTTTATTTTAGATAACAAAAAGAAACTACAAGTTGACTCCTCAAAAATCATAGCAGGTGGCAGTAGTGCTGGTGCGGAAGGCATATTGAACGCAGTATATATGAAATCATTTTTTGTAGATGAATTAGAGGATTATAAAGACGTTAATTTTGCGGGTGTTTTTTCGTTAGCTGGCGCGATGGTAAACGCTGAGTATATTTCTAAGCACAATGCACTACCAACAGTTTTATTCCACGGAACAGACGATAATTTAGTCCCCTTTGGAAGTGCTCCACATCATTATTGCACCCCAGAAAAACCAGGGTATTTATTGTTGGATGGCTCTGAAGCCATTGCTCAAAAATTAGATGATTTAGGAGTGTCATATTATTTTCATAAAGTTATTGGTGGCAGACACGAATTATCGTCCATTCCGTTTGATGAACTGGATGCAGTTTTTGAATTTTTCGGTAAAACCGTGTTGCAGGATGAAATCATTCAAACCAAAAAAATAATTACTAAAAAATCAAACCAAAACTAATGCAGAGAATCCTATTATTTGTGCTTATTGTTATTGCTTTTCAGTCATGTAAAAATGAAAAAAAAGACGAGGCTATTGAAACCGCAAAACAGCGTCCTAATATTGTTTTCATTATGGCAGACGATCATGCAACGCAAGCCATAAGTGCTTACGGGCACCCCATCAGTCAATTGGCACCAACACCGAATATTGATAGGATTGCCAACGAAGGTGCCATTTTTAAAAATAATTTCTGCACCAATTCTATATGTGGCCCAAGTCGTGCTGTAATTCTCACCGGAAAACACAGTCATGTTAACGGGTTTAGAATGAACGGAAACCGTTTTGATGGCAGCCAGCAAACCTATCCAAAGCTCTTGCAAAAAGCGGGTTATAAAACCGCCATGTTTGGCAAATGGCATTTACACGGCGAGCCGGAAGGCTTTGATTATTGGAACATATTACAAGACCAAGGTAATTATTACAACCCTAATTTTATTTCCGTAAATCCTAAAACCAAAAAAGTAGATACTACGATGGTTCAAGGGTATGCCACCGATATTGTTACTGAAGATGCGCTGCGCTATTTAGATAAAATTAAAAACGATGAGCAACCATTTATGCTCATGGTACAGCACAAAGCGCCGCACAGAAATTGGATGCCTGCGTTGCGCCATGTTAATAAATACGATGCGGTTACCTTTCCAGTTCCCGACACTTATTTTACAAATCATGAAGGCTCAACGGCCTCAAAAGAGCAGTATCAAACCATTTATAGGGATATGTACGAAGGCCACGATTTAAAAATGACCAAGAAAAAAGGTAGCCCAGAATTGGCACACAATCCGTGGAAAACAGATTTTGACCGTATGACAACCGAACAACGTGAAGCATGGGACAAGGCCTATCAGCCAAAAAACGATGCGTTTCACGACGCCAATTTATCGGGGAAAGAATTGGATTTATGGAAGCTACAACGCTATCTGCAAGATTATTTGGCTACCATTGCCGCAGTTGATGAAGGTGTTGGAAAAATTTTGGATTACTTAAAAGCAAATAATTTAGAAGACAATACCATTGTAGTTTACACCACCGACCAAGGATTTTATTTAGGTGAAAAAGGCTGGTTCGATAAACGTTTTATGTACGAAGAATCCTTGGCAATGCCTATGTTAATGAAATATCCGAAGCTTATAAAACCGGGAACCGAAGTTACGGCATTAACACAAAACCTTGATTTTGCCCAAACTTTTTTAGATTTTGCACAAGTGGATATTCCAGAAGATATGCAAGGAAAATCTTTAAAGCCATTATTGATCAACGCTGTTGAAGATGTCGATTTTAGAGATGCTGTATACTACCACTACTATGATTTTCCTGCCTTTCACATGGTTAAAAAGATGTACGGAATAAGAACCGATCGCTTTAAGTTGATTCACGTTTATGATGATATTGACGAATGGGAGCTGTACGATTTAAGAGAAGACCCATCGGAAACCAATAACGTTATCGATGATGAAATTTATAGCGAAATTGAACATATTTTGCGACAGCGATTAGCTGAACTACAAGAGCAGTATCAAGTTACCGAAAAAGAATTTGAACGCGCCAGTCCGGAAGCCATCAAACGCGCCTATAAAGGTTTTGAACGATTAAGAGGCCAGCCTATGACAGCTTATGAGCATTAATTTTTAAATGATTAAAACCCGTCAGGTCTAAAAAAATATTCCCATGAAATTATTAAAAAAATCAAATATAATTGTGTGTTTAATAAGTTTGGTTTGTTTTCAATCTTGTAAAGAAGCTACATCAAATCCAGAAAAAACCCTCGAAAATCAAACATCAAAATCATCAAAAGAAACCCTTAAAACTTATTGTAATCCTTTGGATATAGACTACACCTATATGGTTTACAATTCAAGCAAAAACAAATCGTATCGTTCAGGAGCTGACCCCGCTGTTATTGAGTTTCGGGGCGAATATTATATGTTCGTTACACGTTCCTTTGGCTATTGGCATTCCCAAGATCTTGTAGACTGGAAGTTTATAAAACCAAAGCAATGGTTTTTTGAAGGAAGCAATGCACCTACGGCATTCAATTACAAAGATTCGCTGGTTTACTTTGCAGGAAATCCTGCTGGTTATGGGAGTATTCTTTATACAGACGACCCGAAAAAGGGAACTTGGACACCAACTGCTTCCATTTCTAAAAACATTCAGGATTCGGAATTATTTATTGATGATGACGGCAAAACATATCTCTATTGGGGCTCATCAAACGTGCACCCAATCCGCGTAAAAATGCTGAATAAAGACGACCGTTTTTTGGAAACTGGCGTGAGAAAAGAATTGATTAACCTTAATGAAGAAGAACACGGATGGGAACGATTTGGCGAAAACAATTTCCACCCAACTTTAAAGGAAGGTTACATGGAAGGGGCATCCATGACAAAGCACAACGGGAAATACTATTTGCAATATGCCGCTCCGGGAACGCAGTTTAATGTGTATGCCGATGGTGCCTATGTTGGAGACACGCCACTTGGTCCTTTTAGGTATATGAAAAATAACCCCATGAGTTTTAAACCAGGTGGATTTACCAATGGTGCGGGACATGGCATTACTGTAAAACAAACCAATGGGCAGTACTGGCATTTTGCTACTATGGCGCTGGCGTCTAATGCGCAATGGGAACGTCGTTTATGTATGTTTCCAACCTATTTTGATGATGAAGGGTTGATGTATTCCATTACCGATTATGGAGACTACCCAAGGTATGCGCCCAATCACCCCACAAAAGCAGGTCAACATAATGGTTGGATGTTATTGTCGTATAAAGGAAATGTTACGGTGTCGTCGTCGTTAATGCAAATTATGAAATTTACGTCTAATGATGATGACGTAAAAATAACGGAATTACCTACTGAAAAAGATGCCGAAGGGCATATTACATCCAAAGTTTTAACCGATGAAAATCCGAAAACATTTTGGGTGGCTGAGGCTAATAACGACAAACAATGGATTACTATTGAAATGAAAAAACCCGGGAACATCCACGCTATTCAACTAAATTTTCATGACCACGAATCGGGAATTTACACGCGCGTAGAAGGATTGAAACATCGTTTTACTATTGAAACTTCCGAGGATGGTGAAAATTGGCAAAAGGTAGTAGACAGAAGCAAAAGCAACATAGATGCGCCTAACGCCTATATTGTTTTAGAAAAACCCGTTAATGCGAAGTATGTACGTTATAACAACGTTGAAGTACCCGGTGCAAACTTTGCTATGTCCGAGATTAGAGTCTTCGGATTGGGTTTAGGCGAAAAACCAGCTGAGGTTAAAGGCTTTGAAATTAAAAGGCAAAAAGACCGTAGAGATGCCTCATTTTCATGGGATCCTGTTAACGGCGCACAAGGCTATAACATCCGTTGGGGCATTGCTCCAAACAAACTTTACCAGTCGTGGCAGATTTACGATACCAATGAACATTTTATGCGTAATTTAGACCGAGATACCCCTTATTATTTTACGATTGAAGCATTCAACGAAAACGGAATTTCAGAAAGAAGTGAGGTGTTGTTTATAGAATAAAAATGTCTATTCACTCGTCAACATTTCTGGTGTTACCACCGTTCTAAACCCAATATGTTCTGATGAAGAGTCTGTACTCGATCCCATTTTAGATGAAATTCTGTAACTGGCGCAATAGGTGTAACTACATAAAAAAGAACCGCCTTTTATAATTTTTTCCTGCACATACGGGTTGTTGGGATTGTAAGCTTCAGTTGCACCTTTAGGATTGATTGCTGGTGTATTTTTCGAAGCTAATTCCTTATAATAATTTACGTTGTACCAATCGTTGGTCCACTCCCAAACATTGCCGGCCATATCGTACAATCCAAAGTCGTTTTCTGGATACGATTTTACGGGTGCCGTTCTTTCAAAACCATCTTCTAAGGTATTGAACACAGGAAATTCGCCTTCCCAAGTATTGGCTTTTTCAGGGAGTAAACCTACATCATCGCCCCAAAAATAAGTGGTGTTTTCTTTGTTCCCTCTGGCGGCATATTCCCACTCTGCTTCGGTTGGCAGGCGTTTTCCTGCCCATTTGCAATAGGCTTGCGCATCTTCAAAAGAAATATGGGTTACGGGATAATTTTCTTTTCCTTCAATAGAAGAGTCTACTCCACTTGGGTGTTTCCAATTCACGCCAATCACCCAGCGCCACCACTGTGAAAAATCGTATAAATTAGGCACCGATGTTTTGGTTTTTTTAAACATTAAAGACCCCGGTTGCAAAATGGTATCGTGTGGCTTGGGTGTGCCTTCGGGCAATTGCTTTTTCATGTCTTCCCAATCAATGTCCCTTTCAGCTGTGGTAATGTAACCGGTGGCCTCTACAAATTTTGAAAATTGGGCGTTTGTGACTTCGGTGATATCCATAAAAAACCCATCTAAGCGCACTTCGTGTTGTGGTTTTTCGTGCAACATGGCTATATCGTCATGCGCAACAGCACCCTGTAAAAAAGTACCTCCCGGAATCCAAACCATTCCTGTTGGTGGATGGTTGATTAAACTATCCAATGTGCTTTCGCTTAAAATGTTATTGTTGCTTTCAAGCGTTTCTTTCTTTTGATTTTTACAACTAAAAAAAGCTAAAAAACAAACAATAAAGCAAATTAAAGGGGTTTTCATTGGAGATCGGTATCAAATTGATTGTAAAAATATTAATTTACTTTAAACCCGTTGTGCATTTTGAATGAAAATAATTTCAATATGTCAGTTCGAGTGATTTTGAGGAATGAAAAATTGTATCGAGAACCCATAGATGGTTCAAAAAATTCTTGTTCTCGATACTAATTTCACTCATTTCTATCGTAAAATTCACTCGAATTGACAGAATTCTGCCAAAATGCACAACAGGTTGCTTTCACTAAATCTCTATGCTTATGCTAAAAGTCTCCACTTTACAAATCCGTAGAAAAATGAAGTTTTATGAAACCAAACTAATTGTAAGCAATACATTTTCTAAACCTTAGCTTTTACTTACCTTTGCACAACTCAATATATTTTGAATATGATACATTCAATGACAGGTTACGGAAAATCTGTATTACAATTACCAACCAAAAAAATTACGATAGAGCTTAAATCTTTAAACAGTAAAAATTTAGATTTAAATGCCAGAATGCCTTCAATTTACAGAGAAAAAGAACTGGCCATAAGAAAGCTTCTCGCCAAAAAATTAGAGCGCGGTAAAATAGATTTTTCAATTTATGTTGAAACCACAGCTGAGGATACGTCAACACAAATTAACGTGCCTGTTGTAAAACAGTACATCAATCAATTAAAAAAAGTGGTTGATGGTGATGATATGGATTTGCTAAAAATGGCAGTTCGTTTTCCGGATGCTTTAAACACCATTCGCGAGGA
Protein-coding regions in this window:
- a CDS encoding sulfatase family protein, yielding MQRILLFVLIVIAFQSCKNEKKDEAIETAKQRPNIVFIMADDHATQAISAYGHPISQLAPTPNIDRIANEGAIFKNNFCTNSICGPSRAVILTGKHSHVNGFRMNGNRFDGSQQTYPKLLQKAGYKTAMFGKWHLHGEPEGFDYWNILQDQGNYYNPNFISVNPKTKKVDTTMVQGYATDIVTEDALRYLDKIKNDEQPFMLMVQHKAPHRNWMPALRHVNKYDAVTFPVPDTYFTNHEGSTASKEQYQTIYRDMYEGHDLKMTKKKGSPELAHNPWKTDFDRMTTEQREAWDKAYQPKNDAFHDANLSGKELDLWKLQRYLQDYLATIAAVDEGVGKILDYLKANNLEDNTIVVYTTDQGFYLGEKGWFDKRFMYEESLAMPMLMKYPKLIKPGTEVTALTQNLDFAQTFLDFAQVDIPEDMQGKSLKPLLINAVEDVDFRDAVYYHYYDFPAFHMVKKMYGIRTDRFKLIHVYDDIDEWELYDLREDPSETNNVIDDEIYSEIEHILRQRLAELQEQYQVTEKEFERASPEAIKRAYKGFERLRGQPMTAYEH
- a CDS encoding glucoamylase family protein, which gives rise to MRSWCIIFFILILSCAGNDGPGYQEPYDPNDDDPVVEKLTDTEMMDLVQKETFKYFWDFAETNSGAARERYHPKEPTLNQNVVTTGGTGFGLMSILVGIERGYITNAEGVARLNKILGFFETADRFHGAWPHWINGTNGNVIPFSTKDDGGDLVETAFFAQGLVCVKEYFKNGTTEEKALADKADALWKGIEWDWYTQNQKALFWHWSPNYGFDINLKLRGYNEVLITYILAAASPDYSITKTDYEDGWANNGGIVSSASQYGIPLVLNHAGGSNFGGPLFFSHYSFLGLNPKNLSDQYGNYWNLVVNHTKINRQYCITNPKNYVDYGADCWGLTASYSRNADGSRGYSAHSPSNDKGVMSPTAAISSIPYTPAESLEVMHYLYQNKDKLLGPAGFYDAFSPHYNFWVTDTYLAIDQGPQIIMIENHRTGLLWNLFMQNTDVKNGLDKLGFNY
- a CDS encoding prolyl oligopeptidase family serine peptidase, producing the protein MGKHSKNILILIFIGATNMLTAQHEAMYSKELYISQSDTLQYRMMMPKDFDDSKQYPIILFLHGAGERGSDNKAQLVHGSKLFASDENREKFPAIVIFPQCPKNSYWANARIDRSTNPLKIEFPLDIEPTKPLNLVMQLMDEISAKPYVNKNKIYIGGLSMGGMGTFEMVYRKPQFFAAAISICGAGNPEATKAYAKTTPFWVFHGANDNVVNPLASVNMVEGMLKNGGKPNFTLYANDNHNSWDSAFAEPQFLPWLFSNIKQ
- a CDS encoding glucoamylase family protein, giving the protein MTFFRKNITFLISFLLLFFSFSCKNNNKNVETTTTSVNNIWLDDDALLDTIQKQTINYFWEGAEPNSGLARERLHIDGVYPTSPKHTVTTGGSGFGLMAILVGVERGYIAKEEAFLRFEKIVDFLEKADRFHGAWPHWLDGQTGKAMPFSKKDNGGDLVETAFLVQGLLTVAEYFKDGNKKEQVLVAKIDKLWREVEWDWYTKNGEDVLYWHWSPEFGWEMDFPVGGYNECLIMYVLAASSPTHPIEPSVYHKGWAKNGDIVSNEKFYDEDLILNYYEHNKAPVGPMFWAHYSYLGLNPKGLSDKYADYWNLVQNQAKIHYKYAVDNPKNYKGYGDSLWGLTSSYSVKGYKGHRPGNDFGVISPTAALSSFPYTPKESMQMLKKMYKDHDSLIGKYGPYDAFSLEHNWYLPRYLAIDQGPIPVMIENYRSEMLWDLFMKNTDVQSGLDKLGFKYNKP
- a CDS encoding glycoside hydrolase family 3 N-terminal domain-containing protein, encoding MKTLTKTMLFIGIISLFLLGCNTSEDKKNNSTTETVFDAKVDSLMSLMTLQEKVGQMVMYSGSGAITGPTVNTNFRTYIKEANVGAMLNVYSAKATRDLQKLAVENTRLGIPLLFGYDVIHGFKTIFPINLGLAASWDLEDIEKGSRIAAEEASAVGIHWTFAPMVDIARDPRWGRISEGMGEDVYLASKITRAYVRGFQGDDLSKTNTILACAKHFVGYGAAQAGRDYHTVNMGEEELRNVYLPPFKAAVDEGVETFMTAFNEINGVPATANKFIFNDILRDEWGFNGFVVTDYTAINELVPHGFAKDEKHATKLAIEAGIDQDMMSSANRLYLEELVNEGEVDVALVNEACRRILLAKFKLGLFDDPYKYCDEQREKETIYKPEFLEAARHSAAISSVLLKNDEKALPLTSEKTIALIGPLAKDKENILGNWGAAGDRRGKAISVHQGIQEYVADAKINYAKGCEIEGDDESGFNEAVNVARQSDIVVMVMGEDYDMSGEAASRTNIKLPGSQTKLIKRIREAVPNKKIVLVLMNGRPLDLSEEDTLADAILETWFPGTMGGNGVADVLFGTYNPSGKLTVTFPRNVGQVPIYYNMKNTGRPIPANNPKEDYKSNYLDVPNTPLYPFGHGLSYTTFEYSNFKMSTETIGFSDTLKASATITNTGDYDGHEVVQLYVHDKVGSITRPVKELKGFEKIFLKKGESKTVSFDVTAEDLKFFNHEKFTVEPGEFEIAIKGSSDFDFEHTFTLE
- a CDS encoding alpha/beta hydrolase; amino-acid sequence: MLLFSIISFLWSQNKITYTYAIKGTDTLKLDVHSPENVKPNDSLPVLLWMHGGGFSGGTRDNKHHEQKLAEYVTTKGYIGISISYRLLRKGTETGFGCDCPKTDKLETFKQAAIDYLDAAKFILDNKKKLQVDSSKIIAGGSSAGAEGILNAVYMKSFFVDELEDYKDVNFAGVFSLAGAMVNAEYISKHNALPTVLFHGTDDNLVPFGSAPHHYCTPEKPGYLLLDGSEAIAQKLDDLGVSYYFHKVIGGRHELSSIPFDELDAVFEFFGKTVLQDEIIQTKKIITKKSNQN